From a single Larus michahellis unplaced genomic scaffold, bLarMic1.1 SCAFFOLD_159, whole genome shotgun sequence genomic region:
- the LOC141737061 gene encoding olfactory receptor 14J1-like: protein MSNGSSITQFVLLPLADTRELQLLHFGLFLGTYLAALLANGLIITTIACDHRLHTPMYFFLLNLSVLDLGSISTTVPKSMANSLWDTGAISYTGCASQVFFFFFCAVAEVYLLTVMSYDRYVAICKALHYGTLLGSRACVHMAAAAWGGGFLTALLHTANTFSLPLCQGNAVGQFCEVPQILKLSCSDAYLREFGLIVVSALFSFGCFVFIVLSYVQIFRVVLRIPSEQGRHKAFSMCLPHLAVVSLFLSAAMFASLKPSSISSPSLELVVAVLYLVVPPAVNTLIYSMRKQELKDALQKLMTR from the coding sequence atgtccaatggcagctccatcacccagttcgtcctcctgccattggcagacacacgggagctgcagctcttgcacttcgggctcttcctgggcacctacctggctgccctcctggccaacggcctcatcatcaccaccatcgcctgtgaccaccgcctccacacccccatgtacttcttcctcctcaacctctctgttcttgacctgggctccatctccaccactgtccccaaatccatggccaattccctttGGGACACTGGAGCCATCTCCTACACAGGATGTGcttcacaggtattttttttctttttctgtgctgtagcagaggtttatcttctcactgtcatgtcctatgaccgctacgttgccatctgcaaagccctgcactacgggaccctcctgggcagcagagcttgtgtccacatggcagcagctgcctggggcggTGGGTTTCTCACTGCCCTGCTGCACACAGCCAATACGTTTTCACTGCCCCtttgccagggcaatgctgtgggccAGTTCTGTGAAGTCCCCcaaatcctcaagctctcctgctcagatgcCTACCTCAGGGAATTTGGGCTTATTGTGGTTAGTGCCTTATTctcttttggttgttttgttttcattgtgctgtcctacgtgcagatcttcagggtcgtgctgaggatcccctctgagcagggacggcacaaagccttttccatgtgcctccctcacctggccgtggtctccctctttcTCAGCGCTGCCATGTTTGCCTCCCTGAAGccttcctccatctcctccccatctctggaactggtggtggcagtgctgtacttggtggtgcctccagcagtgaacaccctcatctacagcatgaggaagcaggagctcaaggatgcatTGCAAAAAttgatgaccagatga